The window CACGTCGCGGGCCGACAGGATCAGGTACTCCTCGCCGTCGTACTTGATCTCGGTGCCGCCGTACTTGCTGTAGATGACGGTGTCGCCTTCGTGGACATCCAGCGGGATCCGCTTCTCGCCATCCTCGTCCCACCGGCCGGGGCCGACGGCGACGACGGTGCCTTCCTGCGGCTTCTCCTTGGCGGTGTCCGGGATGACCAGACCCGACGCGGTGGTCGTCTCGGCCTCGTTGGCCTGTACGAGGATCTTGTCCTCGAGTGGCTTGATGTTCACGCTCGCCACGATGGAGCCCTCCACTGTTAGGGGTGCGGGTCCGGGGCTTTTCCCCGGACCTGTCGTTCAACCAGGTGTTCGGCATACATTCGAGCCTTTGCACCGTCGTCGCGGGTGCCGGCGCAGGGGATCGTCCGCGTGCCACCTAGCACTCTATACGTGAGAGTGCTAACACTCAAGGGCGCCGCCGAAGGAGGCACGCACCAGCAGCCGTCCCGCGCCGTCGAAGTCGCCGGCATCGATCAGTCGCTCATGCCACCTGCCCGGCGATGACGGGCAGACCCGGGTCGGTTGGCACGTCCAGCGGCGAGGGGGCCGCCCCGGCGGCGATCAGATGCGCGGCGAAGGAGGCCATCATCGCCCCATTGTCGGTGCACAGCCGCGGCCGCGGGATTCGTAGCGTCAATCCGGCGGCGGCGCAACGCTCTTCGGCCAACTCGCGCAGGCGCGTGTTGGCCGCCACGCCGCCGGCGATGAGCAGGGTGCTCACCTCCATCTCGACGGCCGCCCGCACCGCCTTGGCGGTCAGCACGTCGGCGACAGCCTCCTGGAATCCGGCCGCCACATCTGCCGCGTGGTAGTCCGGATGGCTCTCGACGTATCGTGCGACCGCCGTCTTGAGCCCGGAGAAGCTGAACGCGAACCGCTCGTCGCGCGGGCCGGTCATGCCGCGCGGGAACACGACGGCCGCCGGGTCACCGGTGCGCGCCAGGTCGTCGAGGGCCTTGCCGCCGGGGTAGCCGAGGCCCAGCAGTCGGGCCACCTTGTCGTAGGCCTCCCCCGCCGCGTCGTCGACGGTGCTGCCGAGTTCCTCGATGGGCTCGCCCAGCGAACGCACGTACAGCAGGTGGGTGTGCCCGCCTGAGACCAGCAGGCCGACACTCTCGGGCAGCGGACCGTGGTCGTAGACGTCGGCGGCCAGGTGCCCCCCGAGGTGGTTGACGGCATAGAACGGCACATCCCAGGCCGCGGCGTAGGCCTTTGCGGCGGCGACACCGACGAGCAACGCCCCGGCCAGTCCCGGTCCGATGGTGGCGGCGACGACATCGGGTTTGTCGATGCCGGCCGTGGCCAGCGCGCGCCGCATGGTCGGGCCGAGTGCTTCGAGGTGGGCCCGCGAGGCGATCTCGGGGACCACCCCGCCGTAGCGGGCGTGTTCGTCGACGCTGGAGGCGACCTCGTCGGCCAGCAGCGTCACCGTCCCGTCGGCACCGAGACTGGCGATACCGACTCCGGTTTCATCACAGGAACTTTCGATGGCCAGAACCTTCATTGCGCATCCCGCCGCATCGTGTAGGCATCGGCGCCGCTGACCTGGTAGTAGCGCTTGCGCACGCCGATCTTGTCGAAACCGAGGCTGGTGTAGAGCGCGATCGCCGGCTCGTTGTCGGTGCGCACCTCCAGGTAGACCACCGAACCCGGACCAACTTCGCCGAGCAGTTCGGTCATCATGCGCCGGCCGATCCCCTTGCCCTGATAGGCGGGATCGACGCCGATGGTGTGGATCTCGTACTCGAACGGCGGCACCCGGCCCAGCCGTGAGATGCCGGCATAACCGACGAGTTTGTCATCCACCCGGGCCGCGACGTAGCGGTTGTGCGGGGCGGCCAGCTCACGGACGAAGGAAAACTCCGGCCAGGGGTCGTCACCCTCGAACAGCATCATCTCCAACTCCGCACAGCGAGCGGCGTCAGTCTTGCGCAGCGGCCCGTAGCCGACGTTCATCGCGGCACCGTTATCCCGCGCTCGGCCAGCGTCCTGGCGTCGGGGCGCCGCAGATACAGCGGCACCAGCGGGCCCGGCTCGGCGGGCCAATCGGCCACGGCGGCAACCAAACCCACCGGGGTGGGGTACGCCACATCGATGCGTGGCAGGTCGAACCAGGCCGCATGATCCGGTGATCCGGCCACCGCCTCGGCCGTGCCGACCGGCACGTCGGCCGGCGCATTCACCTCGGGTCCCTCGATGCGCACGCCGTCGCGGTAGCGCGCCCAGTACACCTCGCGGCGCCGGGCGTCGGTCACCACCAGCACCTCGCCGCGACTCCCGACGCCGATCGCGTCCAGAGTGCACACCCCGTACACCGGCACACCCAGCGCATGTCCGTAGGCGGCGGCGGATGCCATCCCGACCCGCAGGCCGGTGAACGGTCCCGGACCGCATCCCACGACGACCGCATCCAGATCACCCATGGTCAGGCCCGCCCCGGCGATCGAGGCCACCACGTTGGGCGTGAGCATTTCGGCGTGGGCGCGGCCGTTGATGGTGATCCGTTGCGCTAGAACATGATTGCGCGCCCGGCTGTCATGGGCCACCACCGCCGCGGTGACCGCCGCGGTGGCCGTGTCGATCGCCAGGACGGTGCGCTTCATCCGCGGTGCCACCGCCATGTCGCTGTGCGCACGTCGCTGTCGGCGCTGCGGTGCAGTGCGATGTCGAGGTGGTTCTGCGAGAGGCGCTCGGCAAGACCCTCGCCCCACTCGACCACCACCACCGCGTCGTCGAGATCGGCATCGAGGTCCAGGGAGTCCAGTTCGCCCAGCAGGTCAGCGCCGTCGGTGTCGAGCAGTCGGTAGAAGTCCGCGTGGACCATCGCCGGGTGGCCGGGCCGGCGCGCACGGTGTACCCGGGCGAGCACGAAAGTCGGTGAGTTGATCGGGCCCTCGACGTCCAGGCCGACCGCGATTCCCTTTGCCAGAGCGGTCTTTCCGGCACCGAGTGGGCCGGAGAGCACCACGACGTCGCCGGCGCGCAACTGCTCACCCAGCCGCGCGCCCCACGCAATGGTGTCGTCGAGTGTCGGCAACTCGACGGTGCCGCTCTTCGCCCGGGTACTAGCCACCTGCCCGGTCCTTCAGGCGGCGGGCGAAGGCGACCAGCTTCGACGGTGTCGCCCGTTCGACCAGACGCACCAGCGCGTCGTTGATGATGTCGGGCCGTTCGAGCTGCACCAGATGGCCGGCACCGGAAACGATCACCAGCTCGGTGTCGGGCAGGACCGCGGCCATCTCCTCGGAGTGCTTAACCGGGGTGAGCACGTCGTGGTCGCCGCAGGCGATCATCGTGGGGACAGGGGCCAGCACCGGCAGGGCGGCGCTTTCGTCGTGCACCTCCAGCGCATGCAGGAACTCCACCAGAGTGGCGATGGGTGTGTCGTGAATCATGGCTTCGGAGAACGCCACAACGCTGGGACTCACGTTGTCGTCGCCGAAGGAGGCGGTCCGCAGGATGGGCCGCAGCACCGCGCGGGCGGCCCCGCGGGTGCGGTGCACCATCCTGGGCGCGTACCGCGCGGCAAAGCGCACCGCCTCCAGCGCCGGGTTCTGCAGGATCTCACCGAGCGGTGAGCGCGACAGACCCTCCGCGGCCGAAGAGATCAGCGCCGCACCGACGATGCGACGACCGTAGTGCTGCGGGAACTGGCGAGCATGCGAGAGCACCGTCATGCCGCCCATCGAATGGCCGATGAGAACCACCGGTCCGCGTGGAACCATCACCTGCAGAATGATTTCCAGATCCTGACCCAGCTGCGTGACGGTATAGGTGTCGACCGGGGCCGCACCGGACTGGCCGTGGCCGCGCTGGTCGTAGAACACCATCCGTACCTGATCGCCCCACCTCTCGGCGAGCGCCGCGCGCTGGAAGTGAAACGATCCCATCCGCAGGCAGAAGCCGTGGGCGAAGACGACGGTCAGCGGCGCTGTGACGGGGCCGACCTCGCGAACAACCAGGGGCACGCCGTCAGCGGTGGTCACCACACATCCGCGGTCGGCTTCCAGCAGCGCGAAATCCTCGCCGGCGTAGGCGTCCCGGATGAAGCTCCGGTGCCGGAGCGCCCGGGCGGCCGACACTCCGGCGGCGGTCCCGACAGCACTGAGGCCGGCCACCCCGGCAAGCAGTCCGGCCTTCTTGCCGACGCCGAGGCCCGGGTGGTCGGCCTTGCGAGCCAGCCGTGCGGCGCTCTTCTCGGCACTGCGGGCGAGCCGTTCGTCGATCCCATTGGCGCGCTCGGGTTTCGGCGCCGCTCCTGAGTCACCGGCCACCGGCGTCGACCCCCCGGTAGGTCCGCACGACCCGGCCGCGCGGACTGGTGAGGACCTCGTAGTGGATGGTGCCGAGCAGGTCGGCCCAGTCCTGGGCGGTGGACTCACCGGATGTGCCGGGGCCGAACAGGATCGCTTCGTCACCCTCGGCGACGTCGGGGGTTCCCGGGCCCAGGTTGACCACGAGCTGGTCCATGCAGATGCGGCCCACGTTGCGGCGCAGCCGGCCGTTGATCAGCACGTCGATGCGGCCGCCGAGGGTGCGGTAGACGCCGTCGGCGTAACCGATCGGCAGCAGCGCCAGGTTGGTGTCCTCCTCGGCGACCCAGGTGTGCCCGTAGGACACTCCTTCGCCCGCCTTGACCGGCTTCACCATCGCCACAGTGCATTTCAGCGTCATCGCCGGACGCAGCCCCATGTCACCCTGCTCGGGGATCGGGCTGAGACCGTAGACGGCGATACCGGGGCGGACCATGTCGAAGCCCAGGTCGGGACGCGTCAGTGCCGATGGAGAGTTCGACAGGTGGGCCACCTCGAACCCGATGCCGCGGCTGCGGGCCTCTGCGATCATGTCGGTGAACCGCTGGGCCTGAAGGTCGTTGAGCGGATCGTCCGGAACGTCACCACTGGCCAGGTGCGACATGATGCCGCGGATCCGGATAGCGTCGGCGGCCGCGGCGCGCCGCAGCGCGGTGAGCACCGCGGGATAGTCCGCCGGGCTCACTCCGCTGCGGTTGAGCCCGGTGTCCACCTTGACGGTGACCTCGGCGGTGCGCCCGGTGCGCTCGACGGCGTCGAGGAGGTCGACGACCTGGCGAGCCGACGACACCCCGATCTGCACATCGGCGGTCAGCGCGGGCGCGAAGTCGGTGCCCGGCGGGTGCAGCCAGGACAGCACCGGGGCGGTGATGCCCGAACGCCGCAGCGCCAGCGCCTCGTCGATGGTGGCGACGCCGAGTTCGGCGGCGCCTGCCGCCACCGCGGCGCGCGCCACCTGCGGGGCGCCGTGCCCGTAGGCGTCGGCTTTTACGACGGCCATCACCTGTGCGGATCCCGCGCGCTCGCGCAGAACCCGCACGTTGTCGACGATCGCCCCGAGATCGACGAGTGCCTCCGCACCTGCGCCGGAAACCTGAGATCGCGTCGATGGGGTCAGCGAAGTTGTGTGCATGTCCATGTCACCGCCGCCAATTGTCCCAGAACCGGGCCGATAACCACCCAACCGGGCCGCCCATGCCCGCATCGCCGCCTGGCTTGGAGAAACTCATCGTCGCGGCCCGGCTCGCACACCTGGCGACAAGCTGCCCGCTGAGGTGGCAGGTCCCCTAGCGTTTCACGCAGCGAAAGCCGATATGGCTCATGCCGGTATCGACCATCTGGGGTCGGCGGCGAGATCTAGGCCGCGGAACCCCTCCGGTCCATATCCATTACAATTATGTAACGAACTTCAGGCGCAGGACACTAGTGCGCGAAGTGCTGCTCGTCGAAGTGGCCGCCGGGCTTGATCGCATCCAGGTGGCCCAGCACCGCGTTGAGGTCTTCCCACAGCGAGCGGGCCAGGTCGGCGGAGAAGCCTTCGCGCACCACCACTCGTAGCACCGACACGTCCTCGGCCCCGTCGGGCATGGTGTAGGCGGGCACCTGCCAGCCGTAGGAGCGCAGCGCGTTGGACACGTCGAACTCGGTGTAGCCGAAGTCGCCGGACAGCTTGAACGCCACCACCGGGATCGCCGACCCGTCGGAGATCACCGTGAAGTGCTGGCAGTTGGCCAGCCGATCGGACAGCCACCGCGCGGTGCCCGAAAGGCATTGCATCACATAGGTATAGCCCGCGCGGCCAAGGCGAAGGAAGTTGTAGTACTGCCCCACCACCTGATTGCCCGGCCGGGAGAAGTTCAGCGTGAACGTCGGCATGTCACCGCCAAGGTAGTTGACCCGGAAGACCAGCTCCTCGGGCAGGTGATCGGCGTTGCGCCACACCACGAACCCGATGCCGGGGTAGGTCAGGCCGTACTTGTGGCCGCTGACGTTGATCGAGGCCACCCGCGGTAACCGGAAATCCCACACCAGGCCCGGGTGCAGGAACGGCACCACGAACCCTCCGCTGGCCGCATCGACGTGCACCGGGATGTCGAGATCCTGCTCCGCCGCCAGAGTGTCCAGGGCGGCGCAGATCTCGGCGATGGGCTCGAGTTCACCGGTGTAGGTCGTGCCCAGGATGGCCACCACACCGATGGTGTCTTCGTCGACGTGCTCCAGCACCTGCTCGGGGGTGATGACGTAGCGGTCCTCGGCCATCGGGAGGTAGCGCGGCTCGACCTCGAAGTAGCGGCAGAACTTCTCCCACACCACCTGCACGTTGGCGCCCATCACCAGGTTGGGGGTGCGGGTCTTCCACTCGTCCCCGACGCGCTGCTTCCATCTCCACTTCAGCGCCAGGCCGCCGAGCATCACCGCCTCCGAGGAGCCGATGGTCGACACCCCGACCGCGCTGGAGGAGTCGTCGTCGCGCAGGTTCTCGGCATGAAAAAGGTCGGCAACCATTGATACACAACGTGATTCGATCGCCGCAGTCGCCGGATACTCGTCCTTGTCGATCATGTTCTTGTCGAACGTCTCGGCCATCAGCTTCTCGGCCTCCGGGTCCATCCACGTCGTCACGAACGTCGCGAGGTTGAGCCGGGAACTGCCGTCGAGCATCAGCTCGTCGTGGACGAACCGGTAGGCCGCAGCCGGTTCCATCGACTCGTCGGGTAACCGCAACGACGGGATCGGGTCGGTGGACAACCGCCCCGTGTAGGCAGGCGCGATCGACGGGGAGCGGTACTTGACGTGCGGCATGCTTCCTTCTCTCTCTAGAGTGCTGCAACGGCTGAACGGATGTGGGCCAGGATGCGCGACGCCGAGGTGGGTACGGATGCGGGGCCGGGATCGGCCGCCGAGGCGTTGGCGGCGCGGGCGTGCACGAAGGCCGCGGCGGCCGCGGCCTCGATCGGCGGCAGCCCGGCGGCCAGCAGTGCGCCGATCATGCCGGACAGCACATCCCCGGACCCGGCGGTGGCGGCCCAGGATCCTCCCGCAGGGTTGAGGTAGACGGGTCCGTCCGGATCGGCGATGACGGTGACGTTGCCTTTGAGAAGGACGGTGGCGCCCAGCCCGTCGGCCAGCCGCCGGGTCGCGGCGATCCGGTCCGGTCCGGGCGGCGCGCCGGCCAGCCGGGCGAACTCGCCGGCGTGCGGCGTCACGACGGTCGGCGCGTCACGCCCGGACACCAGGTGTGGATGGGCCGCCAGGATCGTCAGGGCGTCGGCGTCGACGATCACCGGCAGGTCGGTGTTGAGCGCGAATGTCAATGCGGTCACTGCGTTTTCGTCGGAGCCCAGGCCGGGCCCGACCACCCAGGCCTGCACCCGCCCGGCGGCCGACGCGCTGGGTGCGGCAACCACCTCCGGCCAGTGCGACACCACCTCGGCCGCCGCGGATCCGGCGTAGCGCTTCATCCCCGAGGTTGCCGCCACCGCGGCCCCGGTGCACAGGATCGCGGCGCCGGGATAGGTCGAGGAACCGGCCAGGATTCCGGTGACGCCCTGGGTGAATTTGTCGTCATGCGCACGCGGCACCGGCCAGCGGGCCTTGACGTCGGCGGCCTGGAAGCCGACCACATCGGTGGCGGGCAGGTCCAGCCCGATGTCGACGAGTTCGACTCGGCCGCAGTCGGCCAGTGCGTGTACGGGTTTCAGCCCGCCGAAGGTGACGGTCAGCGCGGCGCGCACGGCCGGGCCGGTGACGGCACCGGTGTGCACGTCGATGCCGCTGGGGACGTCGACGGCCACCACCGGAATCCCGCTCGCCTCGACCGCGGCGAACACGTCGGCGGCCGCGGGGCGCAGCGGGCCGGTGCCGGAGATGCCGACAACCCCGTCGATCACCAGATTGGTACCCGGCGGCACCGCCTGCACCACCCGGCCGCCCGCGGCGCGGAATGCGGCGAGGGCCTTGGCGTGGGTGTGCTCGGGGTTGAGCAGCACGGCGGTGGCCGTTGCGCCGCGGCGGCGCAGGAAGGTCGCCGCCCACAGCGCGTCACCGCCGTTGTCACCGGAGCCGACGACGGCGCAGACCTGACGGCCCGCGATGGCACCGGTGCGGCTGCGCAACTCCCGCGCGATCGCGGCGGCCAAACCGTAGGCGGCACGACGCATCAGCACGCCATCGGGCAGGCTGGCCAACAAGGGCGCCTCGGCGGCGCGGATCGCGTCGGCGGTGTAGTAGTGCCGCATCGGCACCAAGGTTACGTGCTGCAGCGGTGATAGCAGCCGACTCGGCGCGGGTATTCACCCGCATGACCGATCAGCAGTTACTCGTTGAACTTCTCGCCATCGAACGCGCGGGCTGGTGGGCGTTGTGTGAGTCCACCGGCGACCGCTTCTACGGCGAGTTGATGACCGACGACGCGGTGATGGTGCTGGCCAACGGTACGGTGATGGACCGGGCCGCGGTCACCGCCGCGCTCGGTCAGGCACCGCCGTGGCAGCGCTTCGGCCTGTCCGACCCGCGAGTCATCCCGGCCGGCCCCGACACCGCGGCGCTGGTGTATGTCGGCACCGCCGAACGCGACGGTGCCGAAGAACCGTTCGTCGGAGCGATGTCGTCGGTGTATCAGCGCGTCGATGGCACGTGGCGGCTGGTGTTGTATCAGCAGACCGCCGTAACTGGATGACCCCGCTACCATTTTGGAGTGACTGAACCAGATCTGACCCCCACGGCTGCGGCGGTCAACGGCCATAGGCTGACTCCCAAGGGCATCCAGACCCGCGATCGGATCGTCGCGGTGGCCGCCAACCTGATGCAGGAACGCGGCGTGGCGCGGACCACGATCGAAGACATTCAGGCCGCGGCCGGAATCAGCTCGTCGCAGCTGTACCACTACTTCGCCGACAAGGGCGCCCTGGTGGCCGCCGTCATCGAACTGCAGGGCCAGCGGGTGCTCGACGTCCAACATTTGGGCCTGGACCGGCTGACATGCGTCGATGACCTGTGGCGCTGGCGCGATCTCGTGGTTGGCATCCGCACAGCTCAGAACTGTGTCGGCGGATGCCCGCTGGGCTCGCTCGCCGCGGATCTGTCGGAAACAGACGCCCTGGCCCGAGCCCAGCTGGCGCGCTGGTTCGCCGCGTGGGACCGCATGTTGCGCGACGGTCTGGCGTCGATGGCTGCCGCCGGTCAGTTCACCGCGGGCACCGACACAGATCGTCTGGCGCTGGCGTTACTCGCCGCCACCCAGGGCGGGCTGTTGCTCAGTCAGGTCAACCGGGACACCGCTGCGTTGACGGCGGCGATGGACACCGTGATCGCCCAGATCAGTGCGCACTTAACCGAGGCGGCTGACAAGGCCGTTCGGCGACGCTAAATTTTTGGTATTGACACTCCATTTTTTACTCGCCACCATCGGCCATGAACCAACGAGGGGAGTCAGCGTGTCCACCACCGAACCCGACACGATCGCCACCCAGGTCGCCCAACTGCAGGAGGGTATGGCGGGCCATTTGCCCGCCGAGGCCATCGAGGTGTTCACCGCCGACCAGAAGCGAATGGTCGACGCGGGCGTAGCGCCCGGTGCAGCCCGGCCCGGAACCCTGCTACCCGACCCTGAACTGCTTGATGCACGAGGGAATCCGACCAGGATCGGCACTCTGCGCGTAAACCGCCCGGCGGTCGTGGTCTTCTACCGTGGCGCGTGGTGCCCGTACTGCAATCTGGCACTGAAGGCCTACCAGGACCAGCTGGTCCCGGTACTCGCCGAGCAGGGTATCCCGCTGATCGCCATCAGTCCGCAAAAGCCCGACGGCTCGTTGTCGACCGCGGAAGCCAACGCACTGACCTTCGACGTGGTATCCGACCCCGGCAATCAGATCGCCTCCGTGCTCGGCATCGTCATCACACCGTCGGAGGCGTCGCGGTCGCTGACCCAGCAGCTCGGTATCGATCTGCGGGAGGCCAACGCCGACGGCGGCTACGAGCTGCCGATGCCGACTGTCTTGGTGGTCGACCGTGAGGGCGTCATCGCATGGAGCGACATCCACCCCGACTACACCACCCGCACCGAGGTTGCACAGATTCTGGCCGCCGTCGGCCGACTGGGCTGACCGTCGCCTATTCGACGGTGACGGACTTGGCCAGGTTGCGCGGCTTGTCGACGTCGTAGCCGCGGGCCCGGGCCACCGCGGCAGCGAACACCTGCAGCGGGACCGTGGACAGCAGCGGCTGGAAAAGCGTTGACACCGCGGGAATTTCGAAGATGTGGTCGGCGTAGGGGCGCACGGTGTCGTCGCCCTCCTCGGCGATCACGATGGTGATCGCGCCGCGGGCCTGGATCTCGCGGATGTTGCTCAGCAGCTTGGCGTGCAGCGTGGCGGCGTTCTTGGGCGAGGGCATCACCACGATGACCGGCAGACCTTCGTCGATGAGCGCGATCGGCCCGTGCTTGAGCTCGCCGGCGGCGAAGCCCTCGGCGTGCATGTAGGCCAGTTCCTTGAGCTTGAGCGCACCCTCCAGGGCCACCGGGTAGCCGACGTGGCGGCCCAGGAACAGCACCGTCGTCGACTGGGCGAACTGCTGGCCCAGTTTGATGATCGGGTCGAGATGCTCGAGTACCCGGGCCACCAGGTCGGGCATCGACTCCAGCTCGCCGTACTCACGCTCGACCTCGTCGGGGTACTTGGTGCCGCGGGCCTGTGCCAGCGCCAGGCCGACGAGGTAGTTGGCGGCGATCTGGGCCAGGAACGTCTTGGTGGCCGCCACCCCGATCTCGGGGCCGGCGCGGGTGTACAGGACGGCGTCGGCCTCGCGCGGGATCTGGCTGCCGTTGGTGTTGCAGATGGCCAGCACCTTGGCCTTCTGGGCCTTGGCGTGCCGGACGGCTTCCAGGGTGTCGGCGGTCTCGCCGGACTGCGAGATCGCAATCACCAGCGTGCCGCGGTCGAGCACCGGGTCGCGGTAGCGGAACTCGCTGGCCAGCTCGACCTCGACGGGCAGCCGGGTCCAGTGCTCGATGGCGTATTTGGCCAGCAGCCCGGAGTGGAAGGCGGTGCCGCAGGCCACGATGAAGACCTTGTCGACCTCGCGCAGCTCCTGATCACTCAGCCGCTGCTCGTCGAGAACGATGCGGCCGTCAACGAAATGGCCCAGCAGCGTGTCGGCGACCGCCGCCGGCTGCTCGGCGATCTCCTTGAACATGAAGTAGTCGTAGCCGCCCTTCTCGGCGGCCGACAGGTCCCAGTCGATGTGGAACACCCGGGCGTTGGCGGCGTCGTCGTTGCCGTCGAAGTCGGTGATCCGGTAGCCGTCGGCGGTGATGACGACGGCCTGATCCTGGCCGAGCTCCACGGCGTCGCGGGTGTATTCGATGAAGGCCGCGACATCGGAGCCGACGAACATCTCGTCCTGGCCGATGCCGACCACCAGCGGGGTGGACCGGCGCGCAGCCACGATCGTGCCCGGGTTGTCGGCATTGCCGAAGACCAGGGTGAAGTGGCCCTCCAGCCGGCGCAGTACCGACAGCACCGACGCGACGAAATCACCTGCGGTGGGCCCCTCGTGGTACGCGTGGGCGACCAGGTGGACGGCCACCTCGGTGTCGGTGTCGCTGGCGAACTCCACACCGACGGCTTCCAGCTCGTGGCGCAGAGTCGCGAAGTTCTCGATGATCCCGTTGTGGACGACGGCGAACTTGCCGGCGGCGTCGCGATGCGGGTGGGCGTTGCGGTCGGTGGGCCGGCCGTGGGTGGCCCACCGGGTGTGGCCCAGGCCTGCGGTTCCGGCGAGTGCGGCGGCGTCGGTCTCGGCCAGCGCCTCCTCGAGATTGGTCAGCCGGCCCGCGCGCCGGCGCACGATCAGACCGCCCGCACCGTCGAGCAGAGCCAGGCCGGAGGAGTCGTAGCCGCGGTACTCCATCCGGCGCAGTGCGTCGACCACCACGTCTCGGGCAGGACGATGCCCGACGTAGGCCACGATTCCGCACATGTGTACCCAGGGTAGTGCAGCACCGGTGGCCGGGGCGTCCGCTACGGTCATGGGGTGGCCCGGACCCGGAAGCTCTTCGCGGCGCTCACCCGCCGCGGCCCGCATCAGGTGTTGCGCGGTGACCTGGCATTTGCCGGCCTTCCCGGCACCGTCTACACCCCTGCCTCCGGCTTCAATCTGCCCGGCGTGGCCTTCGGGCACGATTGGCTCACATCGGTCGATCGTTACGAGAAGACCCTG is drawn from Candidatus Mycolicibacterium alkanivorans and contains these coding sequences:
- the groES gene encoding co-chaperone GroES — translated: MASVNIKPLEDKILVQANEAETTTASGLVIPDTAKEKPQEGTVVAVGPGRWDEDGEKRIPLDVHEGDTVIYSKYGGTEIKYDGEEYLILSARDVLAVVNK
- the tsaD gene encoding tRNA (adenosine(37)-N6)-threonylcarbamoyltransferase complex transferase subunit TsaD; its protein translation is MKVLAIESSCDETGVGIASLGADGTVTLLADEVASSVDEHARYGGVVPEIASRAHLEALGPTMRRALATAGIDKPDVVAATIGPGLAGALLVGVAAAKAYAAAWDVPFYAVNHLGGHLAADVYDHGPLPESVGLLVSGGHTHLLYVRSLGEPIEELGSTVDDAAGEAYDKVARLLGLGYPGGKALDDLARTGDPAAVVFPRGMTGPRDERFAFSFSGLKTAVARYVESHPDYHAADVAAGFQEAVADVLTAKAVRAAVEMEVSTLLIAGGVAANTRLRELAEERCAAAGLTLRIPRPRLCTDNGAMMASFAAHLIAAGAAPSPLDVPTDPGLPVIAGQVA
- the rimI gene encoding ribosomal protein S18-alanine N-acetyltransferase, yielding MNVGYGPLRKTDAARCAELEMMLFEGDDPWPEFSFVRELAAPHNRYVAARVDDKLVGYAGISRLGRVPPFEYEIHTIGVDPAYQGKGIGRRMMTELLGEVGPGSVVYLEVRTDNEPAIALYTSLGFDKIGVRKRYYQVSGADAYTMRRDAQ
- the tsaB gene encoding tRNA (adenosine(37)-N6)-threonylcarbamoyltransferase complex dimerization subunit type 1 TsaB, which produces MKRTVLAIDTATAAVTAAVVAHDSRARNHVLAQRITINGRAHAEMLTPNVVASIAGAGLTMGDLDAVVVGCGPGPFTGLRVGMASAAAYGHALGVPVYGVCTLDAIGVGSRGEVLVVTDARRREVYWARYRDGVRIEGPEVNAPADVPVGTAEAVAGSPDHAAWFDLPRIDVAYPTPVGLVAAVADWPAEPGPLVPLYLRRPDARTLAERGITVPR
- the tsaE gene encoding tRNA (adenosine(37)-N6)-threonylcarbamoyltransferase complex ATPase subunit type 1 TsaE, which encodes MASTRAKSGTVELPTLDDTIAWGARLGEQLRAGDVVVLSGPLGAGKTALAKGIAVGLDVEGPINSPTFVLARVHRARRPGHPAMVHADFYRLLDTDGADLLGELDSLDLDADLDDAVVVVEWGEGLAERLSQNHLDIALHRSADSDVRTATWRWHRG
- a CDS encoding alpha/beta fold hydrolase; protein product: MLAGVAGLSAVGTAAGVSAARALRHRSFIRDAYAGEDFALLEADRGCVVTTADGVPLVVREVGPVTAPLTVVFAHGFCLRMGSFHFQRAALAERWGDQVRMVFYDQRGHGQSGAAPVDTYTVTQLGQDLEIILQVMVPRGPVVLIGHSMGGMTVLSHARQFPQHYGRRIVGAALISSAAEGLSRSPLGEILQNPALEAVRFAARYAPRMVHRTRGAARAVLRPILRTASFGDDNVSPSVVAFSEAMIHDTPIATLVEFLHALEVHDESAALPVLAPVPTMIACGDHDVLTPVKHSEEMAAVLPDTELVIVSGAGHLVQLERPDIINDALVRLVERATPSKLVAFARRLKDRAGG
- the alr gene encoding alanine racemase, with protein sequence MDMHTTSLTPSTRSQVSGAGAEALVDLGAIVDNVRVLRERAGSAQVMAVVKADAYGHGAPQVARAAVAAGAAELGVATIDEALALRRSGITAPVLSWLHPPGTDFAPALTADVQIGVSSARQVVDLLDAVERTGRTAEVTVKVDTGLNRSGVSPADYPAVLTALRRAAAADAIRIRGIMSHLASGDVPDDPLNDLQAQRFTDMIAEARSRGIGFEVAHLSNSPSALTRPDLGFDMVRPGIAVYGLSPIPEQGDMGLRPAMTLKCTVAMVKPVKAGEGVSYGHTWVAEEDTNLALLPIGYADGVYRTLGGRIDVLINGRLRRNVGRICMDQLVVNLGPGTPDVAEGDEAILFGPGTSGESTAQDWADLLGTIHYEVLTSPRGRVVRTYRGVDAGGR
- a CDS encoding glutamate decarboxylase, producing the protein MPHVKYRSPSIAPAYTGRLSTDPIPSLRLPDESMEPAAAYRFVHDELMLDGSSRLNLATFVTTWMDPEAEKLMAETFDKNMIDKDEYPATAAIESRCVSMVADLFHAENLRDDDSSSAVGVSTIGSSEAVMLGGLALKWRWKQRVGDEWKTRTPNLVMGANVQVVWEKFCRYFEVEPRYLPMAEDRYVITPEQVLEHVDEDTIGVVAILGTTYTGELEPIAEICAALDTLAAEQDLDIPVHVDAASGGFVVPFLHPGLVWDFRLPRVASINVSGHKYGLTYPGIGFVVWRNADHLPEELVFRVNYLGGDMPTFTLNFSRPGNQVVGQYYNFLRLGRAGYTYVMQCLSGTARWLSDRLANCQHFTVISDGSAIPVVAFKLSGDFGYTEFDVSNALRSYGWQVPAYTMPDGAEDVSVLRVVVREGFSADLARSLWEDLNAVLGHLDAIKPGGHFDEQHFAH
- a CDS encoding NAD(P)H-hydrate dehydratase, which produces MRHYYTADAIRAAEAPLLASLPDGVLMRRAAYGLAAAIARELRSRTGAIAGRQVCAVVGSGDNGGDALWAATFLRRRGATATAVLLNPEHTHAKALAAFRAAGGRVVQAVPPGTNLVIDGVVGISGTGPLRPAAADVFAAVEASGIPVVAVDVPSGIDVHTGAVTGPAVRAALTVTFGGLKPVHALADCGRVELVDIGLDLPATDVVGFQAADVKARWPVPRAHDDKFTQGVTGILAGSSTYPGAAILCTGAAVAATSGMKRYAGSAAAEVVSHWPEVVAAPSASAAGRVQAWVVGPGLGSDENAVTALTFALNTDLPVIVDADALTILAAHPHLVSGRDAPTVVTPHAGEFARLAGAPPGPDRIAATRRLADGLGATVLLKGNVTVIADPDGPVYLNPAGGSWAATAGSGDVLSGMIGALLAAGLPPIEAAAAAAFVHARAANASAADPGPASVPTSASRILAHIRSAVAAL